CGACGCCGCGATCTCCGTGCACGCCGACGGGGCCGGGGCCGGCAACCGCGGCTTCCACGTGATCATGCCGAAGAAGATCGGCGGGCCGGTGGATCCCGTGGTCGGCGACTCCAAGCGCCTCGGCCTCGCCGTGCGCAAGGCGTTCCACGACGGCACCGGTCTGCCGTACTCGAACTACATCGGCAAGGACGCGCTCGACTACCGCAACGATCTCGGCGGGCTCAACCTCTCCACGGTGCCGAAGATCTTCATCGAGACCGGCAACATGCGCAACGCCACGGATGCCGCACGGCTGAAGGACCCGGCCTTCCGGCAGCGCATCGCCGTGTCGCTGGCCGAGGGCCTGCGCTCCTACCTGGCTTCCTGAGCCCGCACCCCGGCGACGACGGCGGGCTCGGCGGTCCCGGCGGGCTCGGCGGGCCGGTCCAGCCGGCCGATCACCTCGCCGATCGTCGTGTGGCCGTGACGGCGCAGGCGGCGGGACAGGTCGCGGTTGATCCGCCAGGCCCACAGCGGCCCGTGGTAGATCATGCCGGTGTAGCCCTGCACGAGAGTGGCCCCGGCGAGCAGACGCTCCCAGACGTCGTCCACGTCCTCCACGCCGCCGGCCGACACAAGGGTCAGCCGGTCGCCGACGCGGGCCCTCAGGCGGCGCAGCACTTCGAGTGAACGGGCCTTGAGCGGCCGGCCGGACAACCCGCCGGTCTCGGCGGCCGCCGCGTCGGCGAGGCCCGCACGCGCGATCGTGGTGTTGGTGGCGATCACCCCGGCCAGGCCGAGTTCGACCGCGAGGTCGGCCACCGCGTCGACGTCGGCGTCGGCGAGGTCCGGCGCGATCTTCACGAGCACCGGGGTGCGGCCCGCGGCCCGCCGTACGTCCTTGAGCAGCGGCCGCAGCAGCTCGACGGCCTGCAGGTCGCGCAGGCCAGGCGTGTTGGGTGAGCTGACGTTGACCACGAGGTAGTCGGCGAGAGGCGCCAGCAGGCGGGCCGCCGTCACGTAGTCGTGGCGCGCGAGCTCCTCGGGGATGA
The window above is part of the Sphaerisporangium rubeum genome. Proteins encoded here:
- a CDS encoding quinone-dependent dihydroorotate dehydrogenase, yielding MMYRLLFDLVLRRMDAEAVHHATIRALRVLSVAPFLRRRLYRALAPGDEALRVRAFGVHFPSPFGLAAGFDKDAGCVEALAAFGFGHVEVGTITAHAQPGNARPRLFRLPADRAIVNRMGFNNAGAARAARRLRRPRSVPVVVGVNIGKTKVIPEELARHDYVTAARLLAPLADYLVVNVSSPNTPGLRDLQAVELLRPLLKDVRRAAGRTPVLVKIAPDLADADVDAVADLAVELGLAGVIATNTTIARAGLADAAAAETGGLSGRPLKARSLEVLRRLRARVGDRLTLVSAGGVEDVDDVWERLLAGATLVQGYTGMIYHGPLWAWRINRDLSRRLRRHGHTTIGEVIGRLDRPAEPAGTAEPAVVAGVRAQEAR